In one Phyllostomus discolor isolate MPI-MPIP mPhyDis1 chromosome 8, mPhyDis1.pri.v3, whole genome shotgun sequence genomic region, the following are encoded:
- the CCNA2 gene encoding cyclin-A2 isoform X1 — MQPTAPQEDQENINPEKASPAQQPRTRAGLAVLKAGNQRGPAPPQRPKTRRVRRRAGAPLKDLNVNDEHVVAPPWNANSKQPAFTIHVDEGEETQKRPGESKRTECDDVLALNSAIGLPEPRKPLVPLDYPMDGSFESPQTMDMSIILEDEKPVNVNEVPDYHEDIHTYLREMEVKCKPKVGYMKKQPDITNSMRAILVDWLVEVGEEYKLQNETLYLAVNYIDRFLSSMSVLRGKLQLVGTAAMLLASKFEEIYPPEVAEFVYITDDTYTKKQVLRMEHLVLKVLAFDLAAPTVNQFLTQYFLHQQPANCKVESLAMFLGELSLIDADPYLKYLPSVIAGAAFHLALHTVTGQSWPDSLVQQTGYTLESLKPCLLDLHQTYLRAPQHAQQSVREKYKHPKYHGVSLLAPPETLQV; from the exons ATGCAGCCGACAGCACCCCAAGAGGACCAGGAGAACATCAACCCCGAGAAGGCGTCGCCCGCTCAGCAGCCCCGGACCCGGGCGGGGCTGGCGGTCCTGAAGGCCGGGAACCAGCGGGGTCCAGCGCCGCCGCAAAGGCCCAAGACGCGACGAGTAAGAAGACGAGCG GGTGCACCCCTTAAGGATCTTAATGTAAACGATGAGCATGTCGTCGCCCCTCCCTGGAACGCAAACAGTAAACAGCCTGCATTTACCATCCATGTGGACGAAGGAGAAGAGACTCAGAAAAGGCCAGGTGAATCCAAAAGAACAGAATGTGACGATGTCCTGGCGCTTAATTCAGCTATTGGTTTACCTGAACCGAGAAAACCACTGGTACCTCTTGATTATCCAATGGATGGAAGTTTTG AGTCACCGCAGACCATGGACATGTCGATCATATTGGAGGATGAGAAGCCAGTGAACGTCAACGAGGTCCCAGACTACCACGAGGACATCCACACCTACCTTAGGGAAATGGAG GTTAAATGCAAGCCTAAAGTGGGTTACATGAAGAAACAGCCAGACATCACCAACAGCATGCGGGCCATCCTCGTGGACTGGTTAGTTGAAGTAGGAGAGGAATATAAGCTACAGAATGAGACCCTGTACTTGGCTGTGAACTACATCGATAGGTTCCTTTCATCCATGTCTGTGTTGAGAGGAAAACTTCAGCTTGTGGGCACTGCTGCTATGCTGTTAGCCTC GAAGTTTGAAGAAATTTACCCCCCAGAAGTAGCCGAGTTTGTGTACATTACAGACGACACCTACACCAAGAAGCAGGTTCTCAGAATGGAGCACCTGGTCCTCAAAGTCCTCGCATTCGACTTAGCGGCCCCGACCGTCAATCAGTTCCTCACCCAGTACTTTCTGCACCAGCAGCCGGCAAACTGCAAAGTGGAAAGCTTAGCAATG TTCCTGGGGGAGCTGAGTCTGATCGACGCGGACCCGTACCTCAAGTACTTGCCCTCGGTTATCGCGGGAGCGGCCTTCCACCTAGCACTCCACACGGTCACGGGGCAGAGCTGG CCCGACTCCTTGGTGCAGCAGACGGGGTACACCCTGGAGAGCCTGAAGCCCTGCCTCCTGGACCTGCACCAGACCTACCTCAGGGCCCCGCAGCACGCCCAGCAGTCGGTCCGAGAGAAGTACAAGCACCCCAA GTACCACGGCGTTTCCCTCCTCGCCCCGCCAGAGACACTACAGGTGTGA
- the CCNA2 gene encoding cyclin-A2 isoform X2 has product MQPTAPQEDQENINPEKASPAQQPRTRAGLAVLKAGNQRGPAPPQRPKTRRGAPLKDLNVNDEHVVAPPWNANSKQPAFTIHVDEGEETQKRPGESKRTECDDVLALNSAIGLPEPRKPLVPLDYPMDGSFESPQTMDMSIILEDEKPVNVNEVPDYHEDIHTYLREMEVKCKPKVGYMKKQPDITNSMRAILVDWLVEVGEEYKLQNETLYLAVNYIDRFLSSMSVLRGKLQLVGTAAMLLASKFEEIYPPEVAEFVYITDDTYTKKQVLRMEHLVLKVLAFDLAAPTVNQFLTQYFLHQQPANCKVESLAMFLGELSLIDADPYLKYLPSVIAGAAFHLALHTVTGQSWPDSLVQQTGYTLESLKPCLLDLHQTYLRAPQHAQQSVREKYKHPKYHGVSLLAPPETLQV; this is encoded by the exons ATGCAGCCGACAGCACCCCAAGAGGACCAGGAGAACATCAACCCCGAGAAGGCGTCGCCCGCTCAGCAGCCCCGGACCCGGGCGGGGCTGGCGGTCCTGAAGGCCGGGAACCAGCGGGGTCCAGCGCCGCCGCAAAGGCCCAAGACGCGACGA GGTGCACCCCTTAAGGATCTTAATGTAAACGATGAGCATGTCGTCGCCCCTCCCTGGAACGCAAACAGTAAACAGCCTGCATTTACCATCCATGTGGACGAAGGAGAAGAGACTCAGAAAAGGCCAGGTGAATCCAAAAGAACAGAATGTGACGATGTCCTGGCGCTTAATTCAGCTATTGGTTTACCTGAACCGAGAAAACCACTGGTACCTCTTGATTATCCAATGGATGGAAGTTTTG AGTCACCGCAGACCATGGACATGTCGATCATATTGGAGGATGAGAAGCCAGTGAACGTCAACGAGGTCCCAGACTACCACGAGGACATCCACACCTACCTTAGGGAAATGGAG GTTAAATGCAAGCCTAAAGTGGGTTACATGAAGAAACAGCCAGACATCACCAACAGCATGCGGGCCATCCTCGTGGACTGGTTAGTTGAAGTAGGAGAGGAATATAAGCTACAGAATGAGACCCTGTACTTGGCTGTGAACTACATCGATAGGTTCCTTTCATCCATGTCTGTGTTGAGAGGAAAACTTCAGCTTGTGGGCACTGCTGCTATGCTGTTAGCCTC GAAGTTTGAAGAAATTTACCCCCCAGAAGTAGCCGAGTTTGTGTACATTACAGACGACACCTACACCAAGAAGCAGGTTCTCAGAATGGAGCACCTGGTCCTCAAAGTCCTCGCATTCGACTTAGCGGCCCCGACCGTCAATCAGTTCCTCACCCAGTACTTTCTGCACCAGCAGCCGGCAAACTGCAAAGTGGAAAGCTTAGCAATG TTCCTGGGGGAGCTGAGTCTGATCGACGCGGACCCGTACCTCAAGTACTTGCCCTCGGTTATCGCGGGAGCGGCCTTCCACCTAGCACTCCACACGGTCACGGGGCAGAGCTGG CCCGACTCCTTGGTGCAGCAGACGGGGTACACCCTGGAGAGCCTGAAGCCCTGCCTCCTGGACCTGCACCAGACCTACCTCAGGGCCCCGCAGCACGCCCAGCAGTCGGTCCGAGAGAAGTACAAGCACCCCAA GTACCACGGCGTTTCCCTCCTCGCCCCGCCAGAGACACTACAGGTGTGA